The following is a genomic window from Hymenobacter gelipurpurascens.
TCCAGTATATACAGGCGCTCCACTTCCAGTCGGTCTTCGGGCGTTTTGTCCGGCTCTAGGCCTAGCGTTGAGTGCAGCCGCAGCTTCGCGTAGCCCACCACTTCCTGCACCATCTGGGCCAACAGGAAAATAGTATTGGGATCCTGTAGCTCGGCTAATTGCGCCTCCGGGCTGAAGTTAGCGTCGAGGTAGGCCGTCATGTCCGCCGCGCTGTTTTGGGCCGCGAAGGTTTCGTGAAAAGTTTGCCGGCCCAAGGCGGCGAGTTGAGCAGCTGTGGCCGCAGAGCGCTTGGCTACAATGATGCGGAGCGGAGAAGTCATAAGAAAACGGAATCGACGAAGAGCCGCAAAGGTAACAGGCCTTAGTCCACGGTATCATTTCCGCGCCGTTCGCGCCACCCATAACGCAACAGCAGCAGCCCAAGCACCAGCATACTCAGGTTTATGACCAACTGCACCGATGTCACGGACTCGGGCCCACTTTCGGAGTAGAGCGTGTACATCACATACATGCGCAGCACCTGCCCTATCACGAGCAGGGCACCAGAAAGCAGAAACATCAGCCCCACGAGGCGACGTGTAGCGGGCGAAAGCGGCCAAGGCATAAGCAAAGACGTTGACGTTGGAAGGAAGTGGCCTAGCAGTAGTTGGAACACCCCCAGGCCTTATCTAATACGAAGATTCTGGTCTTCGCAGCGAAAAGTAACCATCCCTCTTTCCAATTGCAGTTGCATATTGATTTAGCCCGCGTATTTTTGCTTTACCAACTTACCAACCTTTATCCGCGAGAGTAGCTCAGTTGGTAGAGCATCAGCTTCCCAAGCTGAGGGTCGCGAGTTCGAGCCTCGTTTCTCGCTCATTCAGAATCAGCCACTTGCCTGTAGAGGTGAGTGGCTTTTTTGTTGAGGATAATCACTTTCGGTGCTCTAGCATCCAGGAATCTTAAAGCACAATCTGCTCTAGGCCACCCATCTTTGCGGCAGTATGCCCCAGAACTCCCGTTTTCTCTTCACTCGCCCGGTTTACGTTGGAGTCCTGTTGCTGGCTCTTCTACCCTTTTTGGGGCTGATGTGCTATGCGCATCCGGCTATTGATGATTTTGACAATGCAGCTACGGCAGCGAAGATGGGACGTGGGGGCGCCCTATGGTACTGGTACACGCATTGGTCGGGGCGCTACGTAACCATTGGGCTCTCTACGTGGCTGAATCCGCTTTCCTACGCGCCCTCTGCAGGGGCAGCACCAGCGGGGCTGCTAGTGCTGCGTGGCATGTTGCTGCTGTCGGGGGCCGTACTGATTGCCTCCGTGCAGCAGTTCTTTCAGGCGCTACTGTTAGTGCTACCTAAACCTGAGGGCGCAGCATTCCCACCAAGCCGCCTCGCCTGGGCGCTTGCACTGGCCGTGCTGGCCTTGGGCCTGAATGCATTACCAGAGCCCTTTACGCTACTCTATTGGTACAGCGGCGTCCTGAATTATCTGCTGCCGCTCATCTTCGTATTAGGCTTTTGTGCGGGGGCTTTGCGTACGTTGCACTTGCCTCCCGGTGAGCCTACCCGTAGGAAGTGGACACTGGTTGCTGGCCTCTGCTTGGTGGGCGCAATGGGTGGCGGCGAGCTGTCGTTGCTGGCTTGCGGGTTGCTGCTGGTAGGACTGGGGGTCTGGGTATATATCTCCGATAGGCCTAGCCAGCTGGCCGCCCGCAGGGTATGGTGGATTTGGATGGTAGCAGGCCTAGTAGCGGCCGGGCTCTTTTTGGGTGCCCCTGGCAACTGGAACCGCCTCGGTTTTGTGCTGGTTGATTCCGGCGCAGATTTTGGGACGTGGCCGCATCGGCTGGCACTGCTGGCTCCGCGCACGGCCCTGGCCACCGCGCGCCTGGCGGCTAGGCCACCCGTAGCGGGTGCGTTGGTGATACTGGTAGGCTCTATCTGGCTCACGACTGCCGGAGCGCCCATACCACGGCCAAAGCGGTGGGAACTGGCCGGGGTCCTCGGGGTCTTTGTGCTGCTTAACTCACTGGGGGTGGCTTTCCTAAAAATCACCTTTATGCGCGACCTATGGGTGGAAGCGCTGCCAGGCCGGGTAGTAAACTATCTGGTGCTGCAACTCCTGATTTCGACTGCCGCACTGATGCTGTGGGCCCGCCCGTGGTTACCGCCACTGCCGCCCAAGTTGCGCGCCGCCGTGGTATTACCGGCCTTGGCATTGCTGCTTCTGCTCACGGGCCAGACGCGCCGGGCCTGGCAGGAGCTGCTGCTCGTAGCGCCAGGCTACAACCAGCAGATGCACAGCCGCTACCAAATACTGGATGATGCACGCCGCCGCCACGCCCCGCAAGCCATATTGGCGCCTCTGCAGCTGCCCGACGCCACTGGCGTACTGGTTCCGATACCGTCGGCGCGCCAGCGTGCCGATGTGAACCTGGAGCTTTCCACCGACTACACGCAGAAAAACAACCAGTTACTGGCGCACTACTATGGCGTTCCGTGCGTCTACCTTTCGGCGCCGCCAGTGGCACCGCAACCGTAGTTTCCAGCGGTAGCGGCCCGTATCCGGCGCAACTACCGGCCTAGGCCACTCTGGTGTTGGGCAAGCTTCACCCTTCTCTCGAATACACTATAAACAACGGAAATCAAGGAGTAGCAGGCACAACTTGCGGGTATAAAGCGGGGTATAAAACCCGGTATACGCTCTGCTCAACACTCCCCTCCCGCTATGCATTTTCTGAACGAGTTGCTAGGCCTGCACGCCAGCTCCCACAACATCAGCGCGCTGCAGATGTGCATGCGTGCTATTATCGTGTTCTTGTGGGCGCTGCTGCTTCTGCGGCTGGCCGGAAACCGTTCATTTGGCAGCGGAAGCGCCCTGGATATGGTTCTGAAAGTGATATTCGGAGCGGTTCTGAGCCGTGCCATTGTAGCGGCTTCCCCTTTTGGCGCTACGCTGCTAGCCGGCGCCGTTCTGATAGCACTTTACCGGCTACTGGCCTACGCTACGTTTTTATGGGATGGACTCGGCCAACTTGTGAAGGGCGATGCACTGCCTTTGATAGAAAACGGCACCGTTTTGCACGCCAATCTGCAGCGGGCCAGCATCTCAGAAAAAGACCTACACGAAGGCCTGCGCAACAATGGCAACCTCGACGATACCGAGCAGGTGCAACAGGCCTATTTGGAGCGTAACGGCAGTATCAGTGTACAACCCAAAAAATCAGCCTGAAATCGGCCAGACCATTCCGGTGAGTGGCCTAGCGCTGGTTAGGCAACGGTTTGCGAAACAGATAGCGAGTCTGCGTGCGCGTTTCGATGGAAGTGGTGCCGGTGTACACCGGCCGGTTTGGGTCGTTGTAGGCCAGTTCGGTTTCTACTTTTTGAGTGGCCCGAATGGGCAGCGCGGAGCTCTGGATTTCTACCAGCTCCCAGCCGTCTTCGGCCAGCTCATTCAGAGTGCTCAGCAGCAAGGCATCCAGTTCGGCCCGGTCTGGTCCCGCAAATAGGCTCTGTTTACGGGGCTGTAGCTTGCTTTGTCCGTGCCAGGCTGGCGCCAGATACACGCACTCATCATTGTAGGCCCGCACCTGCTGGTAGCGGTACCGTAGGCCACCCGCAGCCGGCAGCACCGAGGTAGTCATGGTGGGTTGCAGGGCCATTTCGGGGAGCGGCGCTAACGGGGACGGCTGCGTTTTGGAAGCGGGCGGCCCTTGTTGGGCGGCCGCCATTCTCAGCCCCAATATGGCGGGCAGAAACAGGCAGAGGCGTAACGGAAACTTCATAAGTTGGTAGAGCCAGATAGATAAGAAGTACGGGCCGACGAGCAGCTGTTGCAGCTACCCATCGGCCCGTACCTCTGTTCTACTTTCGTGCCGAAACACCTAACTACTGCTATATAGTCGCCGCCTGTTTTCTCGTGGGCCTGTTTGGCTACTTGCCTTTGCGCATCAGATACACCAGCCCGCCGTTCGGTAAGGAGGCCATCTGTGTTACTTCCCAGCCGTCGGCGGCCGCCTCATTCAAAGCTTTGCTTACCTCGTTGGTCACCTTGTCTACATACTGAGAAATTTTATTGAGGTAGGCCTGCTGATTAGCGGTTTGCTTGGCATTTTGCTCTTTATGATATTTTTCTGCTTCAGCAGGTGTCAGACGTTTACCCTTGACATATAGTATTGATTCACCTGACTCCGTGTCGGTCGTCACCACCGACTCTGCCTCTATTACCCCGCTGGGCAATGAAAGGGTAGTCATCGGCGATATCTGCTTCATATACTCCTCCTGATTGGCCAGCTTAATTTCTGACTTGCCCTTAAACGCCGGGCTAAAGCGACCAATCGGACCAGTAAGAGCAGCTTGCGGACCATAGTAAAACAGCTGCATATACTCACCGGCCTTCTGCGCTTGCACGGACCTTGTCTGGAGCAAGCCAGCTACAACTAGCAAAACACTAAACGCACGAAGAATTGGGTTCATTATGGATGTGTTAGGTAAAATAAACACACCAATATAAGCCCAATTCTCCTTCAGAAGTGGCCTAGGCCACTAGTCGCGCTTGGTTTTGAGCACTTGCTTGAGCGCGGCCAGCTCGTCGCGGAGCTTGGCGGCGGTCAGGAAGTCGAGGTCTTTGGCGGCGGCTTCCATCTGCTTTTCGGTCTGCTTGATGAGCTTCTCCAGATCCACCTTGTTCATCATGGACACCACCGGTTCGGCAGCAATGGCTAGGGCCACATCCCCATCGGGACCAGCGTAGCCTTGTGCTTCTACCACGCGGTAATCGGATAGCGAGGTCTGACCCATGATTTCGGCATGGCTCTTCCGCACCGTACGCGGCGTGATGCCGTGCTCCTCATTGTAGGCCAGTTGGGTGGCGCGGCGACGGTTGGTTTCATCAATGGCGCGCTGCATCGAGCCCGTCATGCGGTCGGCATACATAATCACCTTGCCCCGGTCGTTACGCGCGGCGCGGCCCATCGTCTGGATGAGGCTGCGCTGGTCGCGCAGGAAGCCTTCCTTGTCGGCGTCGAGAATAGCCACGAGGCTTACTTCCGGCAGGTCAAGGCCTTCGCGGAGCAGGTTTACGCCGATCAGGACGTCAATTTCGCCGAGGCGCAACTGGCGCAGGATTTCCACGCGGTCCAGCGTCTTCACATCGGAGTGCACGTAGCTCGATTTGATGCCCAGGCGCTCCATGTATTTCTGCAGCTCCTCGGCCATGCGCTTGGTGAGCGTCGTTACCAGCACCCGGTCGCCCATTTTCACGCGGTTGTCTACTTCGTCCAGCAAGTCGTCGATCTGGTTGCCGCTGGGACGAATGTCGATTTCGGGGTCCAGTAGGCCAGTCGGGCGTATAATTTGCTCTACTACCACACCGTTGGCCTGGGTCAGCTCATAGTCAGCGGGCGTGGCACTCACGAACACGGCCTGCCGGTACATGCTCTCGAACTCGTTGAACGTAAGCGGGCGGTTATCGAAGGCCGAGGGCAAACGGAAACCGTACTCAATGAGCGCGGCCTTGCGGCTCCGGTCGCCGCCCCACATGGCCCGAATCTGGGGCATGGTAGCGTGGCTCTCATCGACTACCAACAGGTAATCATTCGGAAAATAATCGAGCAGACAGAACGGACGCGAACCGGGTTCCCGACCATCGAAGTAGCGCGAGTAGTTCTCAATGCCGGAGCAGTAGCCCAGTTCCCGGATCATCTCTAAGTCAAACTCCGTGCGCTCCATGATGCGCTTGGCTTCAGAGTCACGGCCTTCTTTCTCGAAGTAGGCGTGCTGCTGCACCAGATCGAACTGAATTTCCTTGATGGCCTGGTTTAAGGTGTCTTTGCCGGTCACGAACAGGTTGGCCGGGTACAGCGTCACCGATTTTTCGTCGGCGAGCTTCTTGCCGCTTTGCGGATCAATTTTATGAATAGCCTCGATTTCGTCGCCGTAGAAGAAAATGCGGTAGGCATGGTCGGCGTAGGCCGGGAAGATGTCCACGGTGTCGCCCTTCACCCGGAACGAGCCGCGCGTAAACTCCATTTCGGTGCGCGAGTACAATATCTGCACGAAAGAATAGAGCAGGTTGTTGCGCGAATACCGCAGGCCAGGGGCCAGATAAATCACGTTTTTACTGAACTCCTCGGGGTTGCCGATGCCATAAATGCACGACACCGACGCCACCACAATCACATCGCGGCGGCCGCTGAGCAGCGTGGAAGTGCAGTGCAGCCGCAGTTTCTCAATCTCCTGATTAATAGCCAAGTCCTTCTCGATGAACACATCGGTACTAGCTATGTAGGCCTCTGGCTGGTAGTAGTCGTAGTAGCTGATGTAGTACTCGACGGCGTTGTTCGGGAAAAACTGCTTGAATTCGCCGTAGAGCTGGGCCGCCAGGGTTTTGTTGTGGCAAAGTACCAGGGCCGGCTTGCCGGTTTCGGCAATTACGTTGGCCATGGTAAAGGTCTTGCCCGTGCCGGTAGCACCCAGCAGCACCTGCGCCGGCTCGCCATTGTTGACGCCTTCTACGAGCTGCGCAATGGCTTTGGGCTGGTCGCCGGTGGGTTTGAACTCTGAAGTAAGTTGATAGTTCATGCAGGGAAATATAGGCCGAAAAAGCTAGCCTATGATAACTGCAAAACTACCTTTCTGGTTCGGTGATATAGTGAAATGGCGCGTTTGTCGTTCTGCCTAGCATAGGCCAGTCTGACAGTAAGCTCACCCGTTCACCAGCTCACCGCGGGTCGTGCCAGAGCAGCACGGGGTTGGAGGCGTTCTTGGAGAAGTCGGCGCAACGGCCGTCGCCATTGCCCGACTGGCCACCACTGGCGGCGCACAGTACGTTGCCGCACGTATCAAATAGGTAGTTGTAGTTGTCGCAGCAGCCACCCGTCACGAGGTACACGGTGCGGCCCTGGTACGTATACTGCGTTACCTCGGCGGCAGGCGTTTGCTTGGGCTGCTGCTTGAGCTGCTCAATGAGAACTGTGGAGAAGTCGCTGGGGCATACTTTGGCGTCGTTGTCGTTGAGGACACCGCTGCAAGCCGCCAGAAAAGGTAGCAGCAAGACTGCCAATAGGGTAAAAATTCTATTCATTCGACGGAGAAAAGCAGATTGAGGGAAGAGCGCAGGCACCGGCCTAGGCCACTCTCCGATACTCAGAGATAAGAGGCCTAGCGCCTTGCTCCCAGGCACGCCAGGCAGTTGTTTAATGCAGCGCTACCACCGGCCGTGTGGCGCCAAACTCTACGCTGGCCTCAATACCGAAGCTGTAGGGCCGGCTCTGGTGCAGCGTGGCCTGGTTTGGGTTGGCGTTGAGCGTAGTCAGGCCCGCTTCGGCTACAGGGCCGATGGCCATGCTCCAGGTGGCAGTGGCGGGCTGGTACCGTACGCCAGCTCCACCCCGCAGGGAGGCCATCACCTTGCGGTAAGGCAAATCGGAAGATGAGCGGGTGTAGGTGCGGGTGGCTTCCGGCGAGCCTTCCAGCTCCGAGTGGGTGCTCATCAACAGGTTGACGGCGGCACCTACTTTGGCGTAGAGCGAGGCGCCAGCCTTGGTAGAACCATAATGCAGCGTTACGGGCACGCCCACGCTCCGGTAGCGGAAGGAGGTGGCGCGGGCCACCTGCGGGGCGGCAGCATAGTTGCTGGGGGCTGCCCGGAACAAATTGCTGCTGCTGGTGGCGGGCTGCTGGCCATCCAGGAATCCGTAGGACGTGGCGGAAGTGGAGCGCTGCTCGGCTACTTCTATCCCGCTACCCAGGCGCAGGCTTTTGTTGAGGGCATAGTCCACCGTGAGGGCGAGGCGCTGGCCCAGGCCCGGCCGCAGGTTGCTACGGTACTCGGTTTCGGCATCTTCGCGGTAGTAGCGGTTGAGAGCCATCGTCACAGCATCGGCGTTCTGCCGGCCATCAGCCTGCGAGAAGTTGATATTGGGATTGTAAGAAGAAGCCGCGTAAGTACCTCCCAACTTCAGGCGGTGCCAGAGCTTGGGGGTAGTTTGAGGCTGCTCTGGGGTGGGAGCTGCTACGGAGGCCAGCTGTGCTGCGGCAGAATTCGGCCGGGCCAGCAAAGAGGGCTTTAGCGTATCGGGTAGGCCCAAGCCAAGCGAATTGCGCAGCCGTGCCTGCAGATAAGCCAGACTTAAAATATCAGTGGAAGAAGTGCCAGCGCCATATTGTCCTTGGGAAGCAAAACCATAATTAATCCCGTGCTGGCTGCCGCTGTAGCCATTTGCTGCCGCTGCCGACGTATAGCTGCCACCTAAGCGCCCGCCTTCGTAGGCCACTTCATTGCCAGCGCCAGCCGCCGTGTAGCCATCAGCAGAGGAGTAGTGCGAGTATCGGGAGCCAGGAGCAGTTGCTTCAGCCGAAGCAGAGGCACCCGACTGGCCTAGCGCTGCGGCCAGCATGCCAGCACTTTCCTCCGTAGCTGCTGCCGACTGGCCTAGGCCACCCAAAGCAGATGAGGACGTGCCACGACGAGTTGCTGCTGAAGTTTCAGCCTGCGTAGTAGCGCCAAAATCAGTTGAACGCGAACCAGCGCTGCCGGTAGCAACAGCCAACTCAGCAGAGGGTCCTTTGCCGAGCTGCCGTAGCGCGGCCCAGCCACCGAAACCCAGGGCCAGCAGCAGGCAAGCCGCGGCTACCCAGCGGTGCACCACCAGCCGTTTGCGGTAGGTATCATTCTGCTGTACTACCAATTCGTGGTCGAGCTGCTCCCAGAGGCTGGTGCGCGGCTGTATCTCGGCCTCCGCAAAGGTTTGCCGGAACAGGTGTTCCAGGTCGCCGGTGGGGCGCGGGTCGTGGGGCATATTGTTAGGAGCGGAAGCTGCCATGAGTACGATGAGCGTCAAGACGCTCCAGTTTGCTTTTCAAAATTGCCCGCGCGCGGGAGTACTGCGACTTACTGGTGCCTTCGGAAATACCCAGCATCTCGCCGATTTCCTTGTGCCCGTAGCCTTCTACGGCGAACAGGTTGAACACCATGCGGTAGCGCGGCGCCAAATCCTGAATCATGGCCAGTAGTTCTTCGAAATTGTAGTTGGAAAGCGTGAATTCTTCGCCGGCTAGGTCCTCGGGGTATTCGCCTCCGTCGCTGACGGCCACCAACGGGGCATTGCGGCGGTGCTGGCGCAGGGCCGCGTTTACCATGATACGGCGAATCCAGAATTCCAGGGGGCACTCCCGCCGGAAGCTGCTCAGGTTCTTGAACACCGTCAGAAACCCATCCTGTAGCACGTCTTCGGCCTCGAAGGTGGTCTGCGCATAGCGCATGCACACGGCCATCATGCGGCCTGCAAACCGTTCGTAGAGGTATTTCTGCATCAAGCGGCTACCAGCCAGGCAACCGTCAATCAGCTCGATGTCGGAGAGCTGGGAAGGCGGGGTAAGAGTACGCACAGGAGCGGATAACGACGACGAGTAAGATTGGGCCTGGGCCGCCGGAGCTGCGCTTTTGCCTGGCAACAGGCTGCGCAATCCGCCCTCCATCCCCAACGACGCCGATAGCGCGCTCATCGGGCCTGCCGACCCAGCAGGCCGGTATTTAGTAGCTCATGAGCGGCGCCGCTGTGCCCGAAGGCCTGGGTTTCGCTTGGGGTAGAATGCTGCATATGCCGCAAGTCAGATAACTAGAGTAATACCTTAATAGATGGAACGCCGGTGCCGGCATTCTGATAGCAAGAGGACAAGCGGGGCTCAGTTGGTTGCACAGTCCTATCAAGAATTTTCATTTTCTGCATCGAGGCAATCCTTATCTTTCCCTTACTCCTTGAAAGATAGCACAAACCACAACCTTAACTACCTGTATCATGTACATACATTAGTAGTTCTATCGGCCCCTGCCCCTAGAAAACCTTGGAGGTAGCTGGGCCGTTGGCAAGTCTACTTTTATTACCCTCACCCATAAAACCAGCATTCGTATGAAGACTCTCGTTCTGTTTTACTCCACCTATGGTCACATCTGGAAAATGGCGGAGGCCGTAGCTGAAGGCGCCCGCCAGGTAGGCGGTAACGAGGTAGTGATAAAGCGCGTGCCGGAAACCCTCCCGCAAGCCATCCTCGACCAGATTGGGGCTACCGAGGCGCAGAAAGCCTTCGCGCATGTGCCGGTGGCTACTATTGAGGAGCTAACGGATTATGATGCCATTATTCTGGGCGTGCCTACCCGCTACGGCAACATGTGCGGCCAGATTCAGTCGTTCTGGGATGGCACGGGTGGCCTATGGGCCAAAGGCGCACTTATTGGAAAAGTGGGCGGCGTATTCGCCAGCACGGCCACCCAACACGGCGGCCAGGAAACCACCATTCGGGCAGCCCATACGCTCATGTTGCACCACGGTTTCGTCATCGTAGGCCTGCCCTACGCTTGGCAGGGCCAAATGAATATTGCTGAAATTACGGGCGGCTCACCGTACGGCGCTTCCACCATCACGGGTGGCCAGGGCGAGCGGATGCCCAGCGAGAACGAGCTGGAAGGTGCTCGTTTCCAAGGCCGCCACACCGCCGAAATTGCCAGCAAGCTGGCGCGGTAAGCGGTGAAGTGGTGCTTTGGCCGTGCTGACTGGCCTAGATAGCCCTGTCATTGCGAGGATGAAGGGCGAAGCAATCTTTCCTTCGTATCTCGCCAAATCCTGAAGAAACACGAAGCCCTTACCTCCTAAGTGGAAGTAAGGGCTTTTCTTAAGCCAGCAGGTGGCGCGGCTAGGAGGAAAGATCGCTTCGCGCTGCTCGCAATGACAGGGCGATCTAGGCCAGTCAGCACGGCCAAATCACCACTCGCCTACAGCTGATTATATGCCTTAATCAGGCCAGCAAACGACTCCCGATACGTGTCGCCGATGGGCAGGAGGCGGCCCGCTACCTGCACTTTGCCGCGCTCCAGATGCTCAATGCGGCTCAGGGCCACCAGAAACGATTTATGAATACGGGCGAAGCGGTCGGGTGGCAGCACCTCCTCTACCCGCCGGAACGATTGCAGCGTGAGCACCTTGCCCGTGGTGGTGTAAATCATCAGATACTCCTTCATGCCTTCGATGTATAGAATATCATTGAAGGCCACGCGCTGCAGTCGGTGCTCGTTTTTCACGAACATGGCATCGGAAGAAGCAGGCTGAGGCTGCTCCGGGGCAGCGGCTGGTGCGGGCGCTAGGCCACTTGGCGCGGCACTAACTGGGGCAGCCAGCTGCTGCCGCACTTTCTGTACAGCCTGCAGG
Proteins encoded in this region:
- a CDS encoding PorT family protein; protein product: MTLIVLMAASAPNNMPHDPRPTGDLEHLFRQTFAEAEIQPRTSLWEQLDHELVVQQNDTYRKRLVVHRWVAAACLLLALGFGGWAALRQLGKGPSAELAVATGSAGSRSTDFGATTQAETSAATRRGTSSSALGGLGQSAAATEESAGMLAAALGQSGASASAEATAPGSRYSHYSSADGYTAAGAGNEVAYEGGRLGGSYTSAAAANGYSGSQHGINYGFASQGQYGAGTSSTDILSLAYLQARLRNSLGLGLPDTLKPSLLARPNSAAAQLASVAAPTPEQPQTTPKLWHRLKLGGTYAASSYNPNINFSQADGRQNADAVTMALNRYYREDAETEYRSNLRPGLGQRLALTVDYALNKSLRLGSGIEVAEQRSTSATSYGFLDGQQPATSSSNLFRAAPSNYAAAPQVARATSFRYRSVGVPVTLHYGSTKAGASLYAKVGAAVNLLMSTHSELEGSPEATRTYTRSSSDLPYRKVMASLRGGAGVRYQPATATWSMAIGPVAEAGLTTLNANPNQATLHQSRPYSFGIEASVEFGATRPVVALH
- a CDS encoding LytR/AlgR family response regulator transcription factor, with product MTCAILDDEPLALDLLADYCAQVPGLELKGQFDDALAGLAFLQDNPVDLVFLDIHMPRLTGLQLAQLLPQPGPRIIFTTAYDQYAVRSYDLNASDYLLKPIAFERFLQAVQKVRQQLAAPVSAAPSGLAPAPAAAPEQPQPASSDAMFVKNEHRLQRVAFNDILYIEGMKEYLMIYTTTGKVLTLQSFRRVEEVLPPDRFARIHKSFLVALSRIEHLERGKVQVAGRLLPIGDTYRESFAGLIKAYNQL
- the wrbA gene encoding NAD(P)H:quinone oxidoreductase, which encodes MKTLVLFYSTYGHIWKMAEAVAEGARQVGGNEVVIKRVPETLPQAILDQIGATEAQKAFAHVPVATIEELTDYDAIILGVPTRYGNMCGQIQSFWDGTGGLWAKGALIGKVGGVFASTATQHGGQETTIRAAHTLMLHHGFVIVGLPYAWQGQMNIAEITGGSPYGASTITGGQGERMPSENELEGARFQGRHTAEIASKLAR
- a CDS encoding GNAT family N-acetyltransferase translates to MTSPLRIIVAKRSAATAAQLAALGRQTFHETFAAQNSAADMTAYLDANFSPEAQLAELQDPNTIFLLAQMVQEVVGYAKLRLHSTLGLEPDKTPEDRLEVERLYILEDWIGTGLGATLMRRVIEEARQQKARAVVLGVWEKNTRAIEFYRRFGFKTIGQHEFVLGHDVQNDLILRKGL
- a CDS encoding DUF6056 family protein, with the translated sequence MPQNSRFLFTRPVYVGVLLLALLPFLGLMCYAHPAIDDFDNAATAAKMGRGGALWYWYTHWSGRYVTIGLSTWLNPLSYAPSAGAAPAGLLVLRGMLLLSGAVLIASVQQFFQALLLVLPKPEGAAFPPSRLAWALALAVLALGLNALPEPFTLLYWYSGVLNYLLPLIFVLGFCAGALRTLHLPPGEPTRRKWTLVAGLCLVGAMGGGELSLLACGLLLVGLGVWVYISDRPSQLAARRVWWIWMVAGLVAAGLFLGAPGNWNRLGFVLVDSGADFGTWPHRLALLAPRTALATARLAARPPVAGALVILVGSIWLTTAGAPIPRPKRWELAGVLGVFVLLNSLGVAFLKITFMRDLWVEALPGRVVNYLVLQLLISTAALMLWARPWLPPLPPKLRAAVVLPALALLLLLTGQTRRAWQELLLVAPGYNQQMHSRYQILDDARRRHAPQAILAPLQLPDATGVLVPIPSARQRADVNLELSTDYTQKNNQLLAHYYGVPCVYLSAPPVAPQP
- a CDS encoding DUF421 domain-containing protein; protein product: MHFLNELLGLHASSHNISALQMCMRAIIVFLWALLLLRLAGNRSFGSGSALDMVLKVIFGAVLSRAIVAASPFGATLLAGAVLIALYRLLAYATFLWDGLGQLVKGDALPLIENGTVLHANLQRASISEKDLHEGLRNNGNLDDTEQVQQAYLERNGSISVQPKKSA
- the uvrB gene encoding excinuclease ABC subunit UvrB: MNYQLTSEFKPTGDQPKAIAQLVEGVNNGEPAQVLLGATGTGKTFTMANVIAETGKPALVLCHNKTLAAQLYGEFKQFFPNNAVEYYISYYDYYQPEAYIASTDVFIEKDLAINQEIEKLRLHCTSTLLSGRRDVIVVASVSCIYGIGNPEEFSKNVIYLAPGLRYSRNNLLYSFVQILYSRTEMEFTRGSFRVKGDTVDIFPAYADHAYRIFFYGDEIEAIHKIDPQSGKKLADEKSVTLYPANLFVTGKDTLNQAIKEIQFDLVQQHAYFEKEGRDSEAKRIMERTEFDLEMIRELGYCSGIENYSRYFDGREPGSRPFCLLDYFPNDYLLVVDESHATMPQIRAMWGGDRSRKAALIEYGFRLPSAFDNRPLTFNEFESMYRQAVFVSATPADYELTQANGVVVEQIIRPTGLLDPEIDIRPSGNQIDDLLDEVDNRVKMGDRVLVTTLTKRMAEELQKYMERLGIKSSYVHSDVKTLDRVEILRQLRLGEIDVLIGVNLLREGLDLPEVSLVAILDADKEGFLRDQRSLIQTMGRAARNDRGKVIMYADRMTGSMQRAIDETNRRRATQLAYNEEHGITPRTVRKSHAEIMGQTSLSDYRVVEAQGYAGPDGDVALAIAAEPVVSMMNKVDLEKLIKQTEKQMEAAAKDLDFLTAAKLRDELAALKQVLKTKRD
- a CDS encoding DUF6970 domain-containing protein; its protein translation is MNRIFTLLAVLLLPFLAACSGVLNDNDAKVCPSDFSTVLIEQLKQQPKQTPAAEVTQYTYQGRTVYLVTGGCCDNYNYLFDTCGNVLCAASGGQSGNGDGRCADFSKNASNPVLLWHDPR
- a CDS encoding RNA polymerase sigma factor; the encoded protein is MSALSASLGMEGGLRSLLPGKSAAPAAQAQSYSSSLSAPVRTLTPPSQLSDIELIDGCLAGSRLMQKYLYERFAGRMMAVCMRYAQTTFEAEDVLQDGFLTVFKNLSSFRRECPLEFWIRRIMVNAALRQHRRNAPLVAVSDGGEYPEDLAGEEFTLSNYNFEELLAMIQDLAPRYRMVFNLFAVEGYGHKEIGEMLGISEGTSKSQYSRARAILKSKLERLDAHRTHGSFRS